From the Luteolibacter arcticus genome, one window contains:
- a CDS encoding helix-turn-helix domain-containing protein, producing MVANKQLLTRQEAAESLSVSIRKLDLLIAAGDLPAVRIGAAVRVRPSAIDYLIEARESRGPKKGGTR from the coding sequence ATGGTAGCAAACAAACAACTACTGACGCGACAAGAGGCCGCTGAAAGCCTCTCGGTATCCATCCGCAAGCTGGACCTGCTGATTGCAGCCGGAGACCTCCCGGCGGTGCGAATCGGGGCCGCGGTGCGGGTCCGCCCTTCCGCGATTGATTACTTGATCGAGGCCCGCGAAAGCCGAGGCCCGAAGAAAGGCGGCACCCGATGA
- a CDS encoding tyrosine-type recombinase/integrase, with translation MKQATVSEVKHPRYTHRVRYTGPGGKTLQAWFKDETSALKFAKTKDKETGREGRVFGTLAPEEKAAVEFWRSVIEQTKDAPPPPLADILRDYADRWKATRTSVTVQAAVDAYEAAKTAEGLRPMSIQGIRTRCGRFAADFGTRPICSITTAEVSDWILGLKATRKIAGGGTKKDGAQVGLQAKRNHRLAVSGLFNFAKSRGWTKDNPVTDAARPKPPKTRPEILAPDKVAKFFAALELHAPELVAFWAVRFFAGIREQEALRMDWGMVDLAAGEIHLPETVTKTGHDRTIKVEPVLDAFLRPLAASSGPLAPSAAMVRRWALGKAVKAIQATDKDFTLPSNVARHSFATFHLLEFRHAGETSLQLGHGGSPDMLHRHYKGVGTAAQAKAFWAIRPAKVKNVVSIKRGRKSA, from the coding sequence GATGAGACCTCCGCGTTGAAGTTCGCCAAGACCAAGGACAAGGAGACGGGCCGTGAAGGTCGAGTCTTTGGCACGCTGGCACCCGAGGAAAAAGCCGCGGTCGAGTTCTGGCGCTCGGTCATCGAGCAGACCAAGGACGCGCCTCCCCCACCCCTTGCCGACATTCTCCGCGACTATGCAGACCGGTGGAAGGCGACCCGCACGTCAGTTACGGTTCAAGCCGCCGTCGATGCCTACGAAGCAGCCAAGACCGCCGAGGGGTTGCGCCCCATGTCGATCCAAGGCATCCGCACCCGTTGCGGCCGGTTCGCCGCCGACTTCGGCACTCGCCCCATTTGCAGCATCACCACCGCCGAGGTTTCGGACTGGATTCTCGGATTGAAGGCCACCCGCAAGATCGCCGGTGGGGGCACCAAGAAAGACGGCGCGCAAGTCGGGCTACAGGCGAAGCGCAATCACCGGCTGGCCGTCTCCGGCTTGTTCAACTTCGCCAAGTCCCGCGGCTGGACGAAAGACAACCCTGTCACCGATGCCGCGAGGCCGAAGCCGCCGAAGACCCGGCCCGAGATCCTCGCCCCCGACAAGGTGGCCAAGTTCTTCGCCGCCCTTGAGCTTCACGCGCCGGAGCTGGTGGCGTTCTGGGCCGTGCGGTTCTTCGCTGGCATCCGGGAGCAGGAGGCTCTTCGCATGGATTGGGGCATGGTCGATCTTGCCGCCGGGGAGATCCACCTGCCGGAGACCGTCACGAAGACGGGACACGATCGCACGATCAAGGTGGAGCCAGTCCTAGACGCCTTCCTGCGCCCGCTGGCCGCATCGTCCGGCCCGTTGGCACCATCCGCCGCCATGGTGCGCCGCTGGGCGCTTGGGAAGGCCGTAAAGGCCATTCAGGCGACCGACAAGGATTTCACCCTGCCGAGCAACGTCGCCCGCCACAGCTTCGCGACATTCCACTTGCTGGAGTTCCGGCACGCCGGGGAGACCAGCTTGCAGCTTGGCCACGGTGGAAGCCCCGACATGCTCCACCGGCATTACAAGGGAGTCGGCACCGCGGCGCAGGCGAAAGCATTCTGGGCGATCCGCCCGGCCAAGGTGAAGAACGTGGTAAGCATCAAACGCGGGAGAAAATCGGCATGA